In the Brassica napus cultivar Da-Ae chromosome A7, Da-Ae, whole genome shotgun sequence genome, one interval contains:
- the LOC106357723 gene encoding tubby-like F-box protein 2 — protein MSFKSILRDLKEVRDGLGGISKRGWSKSSHIAPDHTMTPSENIPQSPWASLPPELLHEIIRRVEESETAWPARAAVVSCASVCKSWRGITMETVRVPEQCGKLTFPISLKQPGPRDLPIQCFIKRNRATATYILYYGLMPSEMENDKLLLAARRVRRATCTDFVISLSAKNFSRRSSTYVGKLRSGFLGTKFTIYDNQTGSSTAQAQPKQASPKLPATSYTSGSITYELNVLRTRGPRRMHCVMDSIPLSSVISEPSLVKEEVSSGETSSTDKENISPSLLDQPLVLKNKSPRWHEQLQCWCLNFKGRVTVASVKNFQLVADIDPSLDALPEEHERVILQFGKIGKDIFTMDYRYPLSAFQAFAICISSFDTKPACEG, from the exons ATGTCTTTTAAAAGCATCCTTCGTGATCTGAAGGAAGTGAGGGATGGACTTGGAGGGATCTCTAAGCGAGGCTGGTCAAAGTCTTCCCACATTGCTCCTGATCATACAATGACACCATCGGAGAACATCCCGCAGAGCCCCTGGGCTTCTTTGCCGCCTGAGTTGCTCCATGAGATCATCAGGAGGGTTGAAGAGAGCGAGACCGCTTGGCCCGCCCGAGCGGCTGTTGTCTCTTGTGCTTCTGTCTGTAAATCGTGGAGAGGAATCACAATGGAGACTGTGAGAGTCCCTGAGCAGTGTGGGAAACTCACTTTCCCTATCTCATTGAAACAG CCGGGTCCGCGAGACCTTCCTATTCAATGCTTTATTAAAAGGAACAGAGCAACAGCTACATATATTCTCTACTATGGTTTGATGCCTT CTGAGATGGAGAATGACAAGCTATTGTTAGCAGCAAGAAGAGTCAGAAGAGCGACATGCACTGACTTTGTAATCTCACTTTCTGCCAAAAACTTCTCAAGGAGAAGCAGCACTTATGTTGGCAAGCTAAG GTCTGGTTTTCTAGGAACCAAGTTCACAATATATGACAACCAAACAGGATCATCCACTGCACAAGCCCAACCTAAGCAAGCATCTCCTAAGTTACCTGCTACTAGCTATACCTCAGGAAGCATAACCTACGAGCTCAATGTTCTTCGGACAAGGGGACCTAGAAGGATGCATTGCGTTATGGACTCTATACCACTCTCTTCTGTTATCTCTGAGCCATCATTAGTTAAAGAAGAAGTATCTTCAGGCGAAACCAGCTCAACAGACAAAGAGAATATCTCTCCAAGCTTGTTGGATCAGCCGCTGGTTCTCAAAAACAAATCCCCGAGATGGCACGAGCAGTTGCAGTGCTGGTGCCTCAACTTCAAGGGGAGAGTGACCGTTGCTTCGGTCAAGAACTTCCAGCTTGTGGCAGACATTGACCCTTCTTTAGATGCGCTGCCTGAAGAGCATGAGAGAGTGATCTTACAGTTTGGCAAAATCGGCAAGGACATTTTCACCATGGATTATCGTTATCCTCTCTCTGCTTTTCAAGCTTTTGCTATATGCATCAGCAGCTTTGACACCAAACCGGCTTGCGAAGGTTAA